The following proteins come from a genomic window of Gordonia westfalica:
- a CDS encoding DoxX family membrane protein: MSERDTPSAREPDTSSPPATSPYDEPTGQIPVTDHPPTPAPRPAVDRDDFYNRHARRSPAPFSRVDELDDIDPGDVETRQLKGSAERPPAPVPEPTRTPEPVRTPETPPTPEPDAEPTMEFERRTAVQPDIPADDTATRPEPALPPVGTARYDFLDDEDTTGRYGASPDETRAADADLLDDEPESRGLFGRRRNRSREDEYDTRSVADEDLDDALAKSRRGTIDLGLLLLRIALGGFVGAHGLQKLFGLWNGPRLSGFEQMLVDGGFNADYAQILAIVGALSETVGGLMVILGLLTPIGASAILGTMLIAAAFRLSAAGGFEFFASAQGVEYELFLAATAAAVILTGPGLYSLDYPRGWARRPFVGSFVWLIVGVGAAAAVWILANGTNPLN; this comes from the coding sequence GTGAGCGAACGCGACACGCCGAGCGCCCGGGAGCCCGATACGTCGAGCCCACCCGCAACCAGCCCGTACGACGAGCCGACGGGTCAGATCCCGGTCACGGACCATCCGCCGACCCCCGCACCGCGGCCCGCGGTCGATCGCGATGACTTCTACAACCGGCACGCGCGGCGGTCTCCGGCACCGTTCTCGCGGGTCGACGAACTGGATGACATCGATCCGGGCGATGTGGAGACCCGGCAGCTCAAGGGAAGCGCAGAGCGCCCGCCGGCGCCCGTCCCGGAACCGACGCGCACTCCGGAACCCGTACGGACCCCGGAAACGCCGCCGACCCCCGAGCCGGACGCCGAACCGACGATGGAGTTCGAGCGTCGCACCGCTGTTCAGCCGGATATCCCCGCCGACGACACCGCGACCAGGCCCGAACCCGCATTGCCGCCAGTCGGCACCGCGCGCTACGACTTCCTCGACGACGAGGACACCACCGGCCGCTACGGCGCGAGCCCGGACGAGACGCGTGCGGCGGACGCCGACCTGCTCGACGACGAGCCAGAGAGCAGGGGACTGTTCGGTCGTCGTCGGAACCGGTCGCGTGAGGACGAGTACGACACCAGGTCCGTGGCCGACGAGGATCTCGACGACGCGCTCGCGAAGTCCCGGCGCGGCACCATCGACCTCGGCCTCCTGTTGCTGCGGATCGCGCTCGGCGGTTTCGTCGGCGCCCACGGACTGCAGAAGCTGTTCGGCCTGTGGAACGGGCCCCGCCTCAGTGGGTTCGAGCAGATGCTCGTCGACGGTGGGTTCAACGCCGACTATGCCCAGATCCTCGCCATCGTCGGCGCACTGTCGGAGACGGTGGGCGGACTCATGGTCATCCTCGGCCTGCTGACCCCGATCGGTGCGTCGGCGATCCTCGGCACGATGCTCATCGCCGCGGCCTTCCGGCTGTCCGCGGCGGGCGGTTTCGAGTTCTTCGCCTCGGCACAGGGAGTGGAGTACGAGCTGTTCCTCGCGGCCACCGCGGCCGCCGTCATCCTCACCGGCCCGGGTCTGTACTCACTGGACTACCCGCGAGGCTGGGCGCGTCGACCCTTCGTCGGGTCGTTCG
- a CDS encoding PQQ-dependent sugar dehydrogenase, producing the protein MLVAILAVIALAVGGCANFTEQDRQREAGAFSPNNRPSGQPEPTPPPETPRDTQPPPTGPCVDPDPAVIATCLASTGGVMPGDDQGEVTVVAERTTGKIITTKRYGPERVLGQAPVDASGDGGLIDFAFSPTYSQDRLIYALITTSSDNRVVRLAPGDVPKPILTGIPKGATGNMGSMYFRSPTELVVATGDAGNPATADDPSSLAGKLLLITSFTSGASPRPQILASGFGSSVALCPNESTGTIYVADQKTTEDRVQVIEEGGPKVLWTWPDKPQIAGCGVAGGSIFVSTTRTQRIEGIREPTREDPTITAPVVALEKRYGALGRMAALPNGLLQVATVNKQAGNPKPTDDRVFRFLPQGGGNDRT; encoded by the coding sequence ATGCTGGTGGCGATTCTGGCGGTGATCGCACTCGCGGTGGGCGGCTGTGCGAACTTCACCGAGCAGGACCGTCAGCGCGAGGCCGGCGCGTTCAGTCCCAACAACCGTCCGAGCGGTCAGCCCGAGCCGACGCCTCCCCCGGAGACGCCGCGGGACACCCAGCCGCCGCCCACTGGCCCGTGCGTCGACCCCGACCCCGCGGTGATCGCGACATGTCTCGCGTCGACCGGTGGGGTGATGCCCGGCGACGACCAGGGCGAGGTGACGGTGGTCGCCGAACGCACGACCGGAAAGATCATCACCACCAAGCGTTACGGACCCGAGCGGGTCCTCGGTCAGGCGCCGGTCGACGCGTCGGGCGACGGCGGACTCATCGACTTCGCCTTCTCGCCCACCTACTCCCAGGATCGCCTGATCTACGCACTGATCACGACGTCGTCGGACAACCGCGTCGTACGACTCGCACCCGGCGACGTGCCCAAGCCGATCCTGACCGGAATCCCCAAGGGCGCCACCGGGAACATGGGCTCGATGTACTTCCGCTCACCCACCGAACTGGTGGTCGCCACCGGCGATGCCGGGAATCCCGCGACCGCCGACGACCCGTCGTCGCTGGCCGGGAAGCTGTTGCTGATCACCTCGTTCACGTCGGGTGCCAGCCCGCGCCCACAGATCCTGGCTTCCGGCTTCGGGTCATCGGTTGCGCTGTGCCCCAACGAATCCACCGGGACCATCTACGTCGCCGACCAGAAGACCACCGAGGACCGCGTCCAGGTCATCGAAGAGGGCGGCCCCAAGGTGCTGTGGACGTGGCCCGACAAGCCGCAGATCGCCGGATGCGGTGTGGCAGGCGGCAGCATCTTCGTCTCCACGACCCGCACGCAGCGCATCGAGGGCATCCGCGAACCGACCCGCGAGGACCCGACCATCACCGCGCCGGTCGTGGCCCTCGAGAAGCGCTACGGCGCACTCGGCCGAATGGCCGCCCTGCCCAACGGACTTCTGCAGGTGGCAACGGTCAACAAGCAGGCCGGCAACCCGAAGCCGACCGACGACAGGGTATTCCGCTTCCTGCCGCAGGGCGGGGGCAACGACCGGACCTGA